CGGCGCACGGCATCGATGCGGAAGTGTGCGTCGAGGACAGCGTCAACCTGCTCATCAACGGCACACGCGTCGCCAGCCTGACGATCACGCCCGCCGACCTGGAGGCGTTCGCCCGCGGGTATCTCGTATGTGAAGGCCTGATCAGATCCGTTAAAGATATCCGAAGTATCGACGTCCAGTGGCCGAACGTGGACGTTTCCGTGCCTTCCTTCGGCGGCGAGGATGCCGACCTGTGGGTGGAGATCCGGAGCTCCGGCTGTGTGGGCGTAAAGGCGTCCTGGAGCGGGCTGGAGGAGCCGATAGCGTCGAAGCTCTCTGTGAGCAAGGATACGATCTTTTATTCTTTGGGGTTCATAAACGAGCTTGCCAGCAACTGGAAAAAGACCGGCGGCATGCACTGTACGATCATCTTTGATGCGGCAGGAGGCATCGTTTCATATGCCGAGGACATCGGCCGCCACAACTCGATGGATAAGGCTGTAGGCAAGGCCCTCATTCAGGGGCGGGACCTTTCCCGGTGCTTTATCGTCTGCACGGGCCGCATGGCCGGAGGCATGGTGGCAAAGGCATATAGGGCCGGCGTTCCGATCCTGATTAGTAATACCGCCCCATTCTCGACGGGAATAGACCTGGCCAGGCAGCTGAACATGACGCTGGTCTGCTTCGCCCGGCCGCCCAGGATGCTCGTGTACAGCGGGAAGGAGCGCATCAGCGGCATTAGCTATAGCGGGTGAAGGTGTGCCGAGCCAGAAAGAAATAGAGGCCATGGTGCCGTTGAGCCGGGCCCTGGAGCTCGTGGATGGGATGCGAAAGGCGTTTTATAGCTCTCTCGAATGCGAGCCCGTTCCCGTTCAGCGGTCTCTGGACCGGCGGCTGGCTTCCGGCGTATCTGCCCGGGAACGCTCACCGCGCTTCAACATGTCCACCGTCGATGGCTACGCCGTCCGGCCCGCGGACGGCTATCCCCTCCGGATCATACGCGACGTATACGCAGGTGACCGGAATAAAGTCCTCCTGGGCAAAGGCGAGACGGTCTACGTCGCCACCGGCGCGGCGGTCCCAGCAGGCGCGGACGCCGTGCTTAAGATCGAGGATGTCGTGGCCGAAGGCGACTTAATCGTATCCGGCCCGTCGCCGGGCCAGGAAAAGAACCTGGTCTACGCGGGCTCCGACTTCGAGGCCGGCGATGTGATACTGGAGAAGGGCGCGGTCATCGGCCCCCCGGCGATCTGCGTCATGAGCGCGGCTGGCGTCGAAGATGTGCCGGTATTCCGCAGGATCCGGGTGGGCGTGCTCTCGACGGGCGACGAGATCAAGAACGGCATGGTCAGGAACTGTAATGCGCCCATGGTCTGCGCCATGCTGCAGCGCTGGGGCTGCGACGCCGGGAACGCCGGTGCCGTGCCCGATGATGCCGGCGAAACGAAGGCCATACTGGACGATGCCGCCGGCAGGTTCGACGTCATCGT
This portion of the Methanocella sp. genome encodes:
- the fdhD gene encoding formate dehydrogenase accessory sulfurtransferase FdhD, with the translated sequence MMEKEKEHDAVLRDITASYHAVGIDRDTAHGIDAEVCVEDSVNLLINGTRVASLTITPADLEAFARGYLVCEGLIRSVKDIRSIDVQWPNVDVSVPSFGGEDADLWVEIRSSGCVGVKASWSGLEEPIASKLSVSKDTIFYSLGFINELASNWKKTGGMHCTIIFDAAGGIVSYAEDIGRHNSMDKAVGKALIQGRDLSRCFIVCTGRMAGGMVAKAYRAGVPILISNTAPFSTGIDLARQLNMTLVCFARPPRMLVYSGKERISGISYSG
- a CDS encoding molybdopterin molybdotransferase MoeA, whose amino-acid sequence is MPSQKEIEAMVPLSRALELVDGMRKAFYSSLECEPVPVQRSLDRRLASGVSARERSPRFNMSTVDGYAVRPADGYPLRIIRDVYAGDRNKVLLGKGETVYVATGAAVPAGADAVLKIEDVVAEGDLIVSGPSPGQEKNLVYAGSDFEAGDVILEKGAVIGPPAICVMSAAGVEDVPVFRRIRVGVLSTGDEIKNGMVRNCNAPMVCAMLQRWGCDAGNAGAVPDDAGETKAILDDAAGRFDVIVTIGGISVGKKDYVVSTIMDGGEVVFKGYRLRPGKPLLVSYYKGRPVFSLPGKPTGSFTSMELIVKRFVLGDVRQPSVAVRLEKDVGVNAGDFEHVVYVKLGHSTAVPMGYKGSPLELFPGPQYRVSLVSSSTRAIVADGYFLARESMKAGDEVIVTLL